The nucleotide sequence cctttctcgtttttttttttccaccacacaaCCTCAGGCCTTAACTTATTCTATTGGTACTTCATGTGATCAGACCAGAGACGGGGAGTTTAGAGTTCTTGATGATACAAATCTGAATAGTGTGGCGTACGTCTGTATGCAGCTGAGTCATAACTGTGTGAAGAGCCACCGCTGATCTTCAAAACCTGCCAGATTCTCAGTTAGATTcatgtctggactttaactaggccgtCCTGACATGTTCTTAACCACCCCTTTGTAGCTCTGGCTCTATGTTCAGGTttgttatcctgctggaaggtgaacctgcCCATCCACTCtgtccagcttccctgtccctgcagcagaacaagcatccccgcagcatgatgctgctaacaccatgtttcactgtgggagCGCCGTACTTTGACATTTTGCTGTGTCCAACATGACTAGTGGCAAATTtaaaccagaatcagaatcaagtttaatcaccaagtaggtttgcatctacaaggaatttgacttggtattgatggtgcagacaaaaaataagaatacagtaaaataagaagtaaaagcatatatacacggaagctgtatacactcagcagactatgcgttaatgtaacgcagaagcttgtatgtcctgaacgggggagagagacagtgtccagtttcacgggtggctcttggccttgttgataaggctggtagcagatgggaaaaaactgttcttgtggcgtgaggttttggtcctgatggaccgcagcctcctgccagagggaagtgtctgaaatagtctgtgactgaggtgcgagggatcagccacaatcttccctgcacgcctcagagtcctggaggcgtacaggtcatggagagatggaagattgcagccaatcaccttctctgcagaccggatgacacgctgcagtctgcccttgtccttacGGGACTCTAATGGAGTTTCTTTTGTGGAGGTCACAGCTAATACTTGTCTTGTCAACAGATCCTGaatctcctccagagttactatgggCGTTTTGGCTGTGTCTCTGACTATTGCTCTTCTTGACAGGCCCGTCAGTTTAGGCGGATGATCGTGCCTTGGaaggtttgcagctgtgccagACTCTTTCCAATTTTGCATGATGGATTGAACTTTTGTTTTCCCTGAAAGATGCTCAAAGCTTGggaatttattttctaaccccTCCAAAGCCTCTAACAAACCCCCgaggctttcacagaacagATGCACGGCTTCACAGTTTAGTGCTGCTTTGTGCTGGTCAGTCACATTAAACCCTAATGAAATGTATTGAAGTGTGTGGCTTTATCATGACAAAATGCGGGCtttagggggagggggtgtACACTTTCAATGCACTAAGAACACCAAGCCTCCAGGGTCCTATTCTGTACGTATGGAATGCATGTCTATGTCTAATTATGAGAAGGAAACGTACAAGCAATAGGAAAACCATTGTGAGTACCTACTAATGTGGTTAAGTGCTTCAGAACATCTTTGGGTTTTCCTTATTGTACATAACGTTCAGCACAGCAGCCCTTACACAGCCTGGTGAGCGCAGATAAAAGATGGCTGGATGGATAGACATGAATGAGTGACAGGGATGAAGATCGGCTGTCACTCCGGCTCCCGTCAAAGAACGCCTGAATGCCTCTGGCACCAAAGGCAGACACCTGCACAGGGATTAGGAGCGGAGACACAAAAGGTGCAGGGAAGGCTGGGTTTCTTACACTGATGATGAGTTAAAGTCAGATCCCCCGGCTCACATGCATTTGTTGTGGACCCTGTCTTCAAAGCTGCCTTAAAATGTATTCACTGCAATTTTTCCTCCTTTAATtgcaaatattacaaaaaacaaaaagactgactagtttgttttaactgcacatttgattttttttttctaaccagaTTTCATAGATTCAGTCCTCTGGTGAACTTTTAACAGATTCCTAGCTGGGCTGAGGAAAGGCTAAAGAGACGCTTCTTTCATTAGGTTCTCTAATCTCATTATTTCTGAGCAAAGGGCCGATGATCAAACATTGAGGCAGAGCTGCTGCGTGGTGACAGCCAGAGCTGCTGTCTCTGTTATAAGGGACAGTCATGTTGGGTTAACCTCCCTGAAATCTGTGCCTTCACAGAACTCAGCCTGGAAGCTGTGTGGCCCGTTCTCTCGGTCCGTCTTAAACACAACATTAGGATCTCATACCTAAAGTTGAGAGGCTTGCCGCTTTTCCTTTTCAGAGTTCCATATTTCTCCTGACTGTTATCTAGATTTTTCCTCATTAGATGAAAAAGTGGCATTAATAACTCGTTTGGCTACTAAAGCAGACCCACGTCCAGTTTCAGAACCTGAATGAGCGCATTCATCATGTAACAAATCAACAGAGGCTCTCGTACAAATCAATGAATgtcaaaaagatgaaataaaattcCATATTTTCCAGAATGCATAGCAACCCCTAGAGTAGCTTCACCCTATGAATTGGGAATTAACCCGAAACCCTCTGGAGGTGCCCGCCCCAGCAGGAAGCTCTCTGAGCCATGTGGAGTTTTTCTGGTTTCACACTGATGCCATCTGTGATGTTTGAAAGTCTTTGCAGCATTTCCTACCCGGCCAAGGGATGGTTTTCTAAAAATGATCATGTAGGTGGTGTTTTAGGTAAGATGTGTGTAAATGATCATAAAAAGTATCAGAATAAAGTAAACAGGTACAGAAGTCACAATAAAACAGACTATAACTACGGCTttataaaaaacactttaaatgagacaaatattaaataaaaacaaataaaagatcAAAGTAAAGCACTGGTGCTTTCTCTAAAGAAAACGGGAACATCAGCTCTTGTAGTTTTTGAGGTTACAGCAGAAGAAAATGTGAAGACACAAACTGCTGCTGATGCCAAAGTGTGCCTCTGACTTTTTAAACCTGTTACCCCTAACCCATCAGAGGGTAGTATTTTAGCTCTTATACAACGGACGCTGAGGTCACAAGTGGAGAAAATACCAGAAAAGTTGAGAGTGAGAAAACACAGGCGAGTGGGAAGTTAAAACCTGAAAGTCAAAGGCAGCACTTTCACATCGCTGGACAAGCTGCAACTTGATGCATCTGGGGTGTTTGTTGAagcactttgttgtttttttgctgaataAGGACTTCTCATACAGCAAAGACAAGAATAACGCAGAGAGGAGACATTAGCAGGAGGAAAAGCCTCCGTTTCCTCTGCAGTTCGTCTGTTGATCACAAAGACGATGCAATCCCCAGCCTGTCAGAACCGatctaaatgaaataaagctGTGACCGCCGTTCAAGGATGTTGGCAGAGAATCCTGTCCTGCACTCTGAGTTCAGCTGCATAGAGCTGCCATCACTCAGAGACCCATGACCTGTCTGAGACGGATGGCAAGTTAAAGCAGCGGCAGCTGGTGGGCACGCTCCACAGTCTGAGTCACTGTTTCTGTCGCTGCCGTGAGCTTCGGCCGGGAAGGTTTCCTTAAACAGGCGGATGACAGATGGCGGGAGGCGGACCGCGGTCACTGGGGGACGGAGGACAGCGCGTGGACAGACGGCGAGGAGGCCGAGCTGCCCTCTCTGGCTCGCGCTGCCAGCTTCTGTCTCAGCTCCCTGATTTCCTTCAGCAGCTCCCTCTCGCTGCTGTCCAAGTGGGCCCGGCCCCGGTCCAGGGAGACTGACGGGACGCAAACAGAAAGACTGAATTAGTTATAAAGACTCTGTGACTCATCATTCGAGTCATAACACACAAGGCTGCTTTTTGCAGGAACTTTATTTCAAAGCAGGTCTCTGAAGAAAGGgggaaatgtattttatgtaactgatgtccactttttaggcagactcACAGTGGGTGGAGCTGCTCCCTGAAGGTGAGCTGCTGTTCAGACACACCATGCTGGCTCCTccctgccgctgggtgggggaAGAACCGCCTCCCGTGGCTGTGTTTACACCTTTGGCTGCAACAGAAGCAGCAGGCCTGTGAAGAAGTCCTCCAGACGGACCCGCTGACTCCACCTTCCTCTGTCTCCCTCCTTCTGACACAATAAACAGAGCAGGTTAGATCTGAGGCCCGCTGCAGGCGTACTGAATGAGGCTCGGCCTGCAGTGGGTCTTTGTTACGGtacagggatcaccaaccttttagaagtcgaaagctacttcatcggtactgtgtcatacgaagggttacctgtactgacctttgaactagaagagtcagagctcaccttaactttatgtaatataaaacatattttaatgcatttatcattttaaatctatgtcaATACAAGTATGAATAAAAAgcaagagcaactaaataaaataacatttctggagggttgtgctatttttttgaacaggcttgagggcaccacctATGGTCCACGgtggctacctggtgcccgcgggcaccatgtGACCCCTGGTCCAGGGGATTGAGATGCATTTTATGACTGGAGATTTACAGCAGAAAACTGCTAAGTTATAAGAGGGTTGAgccaaaatattatttaaaaatctgttcGTTACTCAgatcatttcaaataaaaacctgtCACGGCAGAACGAGACACAGGTTTTAGATCCATGTTATGCAAAACAGTGAATCTCAGCTCTGTAGTGACTGGCAAACAACTCGGTGTGTTGCTGCCACCTTGTggtagagagcagaaacaacagTCGGATAAACAGAAGTTGCAAAGACCCTAAATTTACCGGCTGCTTGGCTGTTTCTAGTGAAAGTCCACCTTCGCCATGTGTGTGAGTGCGGTACCTGTTTCTGCTGCGGACGAGGCCAGTCGCTGCTCCTGTAGCTGTGCCCTGCTGCTCATCACCTCGTCCCACTGCAAAACATCAGCGCAGCATTTGTTTTCGTTCCACACAGCTAAGCATatgcaaactaaaaaaaaagaaaaaaaaaaaagattcccgGTCTCACTTTTCTCCCGGCCACTTCCCTCATGGTGTGAGCCAGCCTCCCCTCCTCTGCCAGAGTTTGCCTTTGAAGCTGCGCCAGcctctccctcttcctctcctgctcAGCGTCGACCCGCTGCAGGCGCTCCAGCACCTCTCTCTGCCAGTCGGACTCCAGGCCCAGCTGGTGTGCCTCTGCCAGGGACTCCTCCAGGGCCTGCGTGCGCGTTCGAGTTTACGTGGCGAGAGCAGAGGGTAAATATCGCAGCAACCTGGACTGAACTCTAAGTTATGCTGACTGTTTTCCTTGGAGCTGAAACGAGACGTGTGTCGCTGACCTGCAGGTTGCTCTCTGCGCTGTGCAGCAGCTCCGAGTAGCTCTCGTCTGCCCTCTCGGCCTCCCTCATTTTCAGCTGGACCTCCTCTTCAACCGCCCGTCCTACGCGCTCCTGCTCCTTCAGCAAGTCCTGCGCGGCCCCGTGTTGACACGTACGGCACCGTTAGCCCACGCGTTTGTGGTGGAAACGGTCTCTGTGGTCACCGGAGAAGCTAAACACGGTTTGTCACCTGCTCAAGCCGTTTCCTCTGCGCCTCCAACTCCATCTGTCGGACTTCCAGGTCCTGGACCGCCGCAGCCGTCTCCTGCTCCCGCAGATCCATCTGCAGCAAAACGTGAGGGTAAATAATcagaatcataaaaaaacaacttcatttACACATAAATCTGACAGATCTTCATATAGCAGCTCAGAAGCTTTCGTGATGAAGCTCTAAACAGTTAGTTGAGAAACTTGATCAGATCCCCTTAGTCTAGAGGAGCTTTTAAATACCTGCTGATTGATACCACAGTCTTAGACGTTGTTTACAGCGATGAATAAAATACATGATGGCTGATGTTATGACCGACGCGCAGCTCTACAGAGTACATTACAGGCAGCTTTGGCCTTCGGTCGGTCAAAGTTTACCTTCCTGCTGATCTCCTGGTCCAGTCTGTGTATCTGTGAGGCTTGCTGCTCCTGCTGGTGTTTGAGGAAGCGTCTTCTAGTCGCGTCCAGCAGGTTTAACTCCCTCACcttcagctctctcttcatagCTGCCAACCTGAACCCCCGCGCAGCAGAGTCAAAACGTTACGAACCAAAAGATAAAATCTCTCTTTCAGTCAAACCACAAACACAGGAGGGCCTCGGTAATCACTTTGTCCTCTGCTGCGCCAGCTTGTCCTCTTCTTGTGCCAGGATGTTTCTGCGGTGCTCCTCTGCTTTCTGAAGCAACTCCTGTGTTGAAATCATTCAATGAAATTGTTAGTTCATTTCATTACCAATCCACTTATTTTAGGTGCTTGGTCTTCATGAACCGGTGAATTGTACTCAATCTGATGACCAtataatgtttgcttttaaaggATTCAatggctacattcacactgcagggaaatgcgaccatATCCATCCTTTTGGTGGCAGAGTGAACCGCCCAAATTCTGATGTGAATGGTCCAAAAAAACATCTCATTTGTGTCACTttcatatgtggtactaattcaaATACGTATCAGATATTTTTTCAATGCGtccgcagtctgaacggtcatgtcgcattttatctGTCTTACACGTCcttctcactacacatccacacagtaGTAGCAATTAGCGCTCCatctttcttcttaccttatttcatcttgctatgatgtggtatTAATATTgccggctcccattgctcaacagctttctaataataacaacaagGAGGGATGCCGGTatgcgtttttttcccccttttttttcttttttttttaagaagacttctagaaacaattacattcaccgtCACTTCTATAAACAAtgcgctgctctgtgacgtctccttaagTTATCTGCTTTTTGGTCGCTTTGCGGCCCTCagccgttcagacagaagtctgatgccggttgcatttaatagtagtaggCACAGTCACCTCAAAAACATccgatttcagcaaaaaaatgttaatccagtatcaaggcctgcagtgtgaacgcagCCTAAGACACAAATCCACCTGTTGGGCGTAGTAAGCTTTCTCTTCGGCTTGGCGACGCACAAAATCCGCACGCAGCGCCGACAACTCCTGCCTGAAGGCGACACAAATGGCCCTTTAAGTGAGTTTAACTAGCTCAGGAAGAAGATCATTGAAATGAATTGTCATAAAAATGatcatttaatacatttagaATCAGTAAATAAAGAATCTCATGGACAGAAGCCAGAAAATCAAAGAGATCATTCAAAGGCTGAAGgtggaaaacagaaataaattgttTGTCTCGCCTAGCTCTTTTCACAGAGGTCCCTGAACACCATCATGCAGGCATGAGCAGGATTTCCTCAAATGACATTCCTGTGATTGTGATCCAGCTCACCTTTCTTTTAGATACTCCATCTCCTGCAGACGTATTCGCTCCCTCTCCCTGCTTTGGTATTCCACTATGAATTCTGGGTACTGGTTGAAGACGGGGTACTGGCCGCCGGTGAGGGCGGTAAAGTCGGACAGCATCGTTCGGGGATGGATGTCTGCTGGCGTGCTGCCCGCGATCCTGTAAGCCTCCTTTATCATAGCCCCGACATCCAGGTTGTTGCGATGGTGAAAAAAGTACTGCAGGAACGGGAGGAAACGGAGACGTCCGTCAAGGACAGGCAACGGCGGACAGTGGCGCTGGGTTTAAGACGGCGCACCTCAAAGTCCTTCTTCTGGGAGCACAGCAGCAGGGGCTCCCGGCAGGAGATGACGTAAGCCACGCAGGCCATCAGCAGGAAGGACGGGTGGTTGGAGAAGACGTTGTCGAACAGTCGCAGCCACTCGTCGCGTGTGAGAACCTCTGAGAACAAGGTCTCCAGCAGGGGCCACACGTACAGCTGGGACAGATACAGTTCATATAAATGAGGACAGCGTCACGTAATCTTCCACGTGTAAAAGTCTGAGCATGGCAGCGTTAAACATCTCGTCTCTTACAAGTCTCCCTACGCATTAGTGTCACAAAAATCACAAACTTTTCCAGATTCAAGACTCTCAGTCCCTTGCAGCCCAGTTTAAAGAATATATTAAGAAAGATGAacacatgaataaataatgGATTATGGAccaacggatggatggacgagaAGTAAGAGAAAGTGCAGAAATTATTTTCCAGACCTGGAGAATACGTTCATCAGATTCCAGACTCTTCCAGACTAATTCAGAGAGGCTCTGAGCCTCtgaactgcaaaaaggaaactaatagcaagtaagattttcttgaaatttgtgtagttttctttcatttgagcaggtaaataagactatatgccaaaggaataagatatttgcacttaaaataggaacaattcgtctccatcatcttatatcaagtgcaggatatctaattaccttattttaggggtaaaaatactcattccattgggaGATAATcgcatttacctgctcagatcaaggacaaatgcactaatttcaagaaaattctgcGATTTTTCCTTACAATTTACTGTGAAATTATTTACattgttcacattttaattgtttacataaaccgctgctgcatctttatcctgaaatttactgtgacctttcaagctgtatgcaaacgaaattttgttctgtacgcactttgtgcatacaaaatgacaataaagttgtctaagtctaaaatgttactttattttagttctgtttttgcagtgcactcgTGTTACCTGGGAGGTGACGCCGCAGTCCACCaggtgctgcagcagctcctggtCGTGATGAGCCAGAACGTTCTCAGCCATGCTCAGGATGTTCAGCGGAGGGTTGGGGAAATACTCAAACCAGTGCTGGCACCAGTTCACTAAACAAGCAGACGCCGAGTCAGCAGACAGCTCAGAAGAAGGGTACTCCGAGTGAATTCAAAGTTTGACATATGGTTTTAGAAACAGTGAAGCGGTACCTATGACGGTAGCCACCACCTCAAAGCAGAGCATGGGATTGTTCTGGAAAAGCTTGACGAAAGGAAACGCCACCAGAGGGAGATATTCTACCTCTGCAAAAATGGCTGCCCAGTGAGCTAAGGCAGATAAAACCCTGCAGAGGAGACAAAAAACGTAACTAGACGGTCACACATGATGGTTTACGCGGGGGAAGCGGCGCGTACCTCTGCAGCCCTCGCTGCAGCTTGTGGCTCTTGATGGGGTACTTGTCGTGCAGCGTGAGGAAGGCCGTATGCAGGCCTTTGTCTGTCAGACTGCTGTAGGCTGCGTGGTTCTCTGGGAGGCACAGCAGGGATCTCCACACAAACATCCTGCAGCAAGGGTGCACAAGGTAAGACAGAGATGCTAAAGCAGACCCGTACATCCCATACGGCTCTATCGTTTAGAAAAGGGCTTCTCACCTGTATTTAGCGGGGAACTCTCCGAAGGCTTTCAGCAGAGCAACGAGTCTCTTCTTGTTCAGACCAGCTGGCAGTTCGTTCTGATTCAGAAAACGAGACAAAGCCGAATGCTGAAGTGAATCTGGTTCATTTGATGGAGGAAATATATTAGATGATGGACgctgccttaaaaaaaaaggctttatctCCTTGCAACCTAGCACCATttggtcatgttacaaccacagcaGCTGTTTATGTTATCGTGTTAGACCAAGATAAAGTACTGCAGAGCTGTGAAAAGCAATTCAGAAATCTTtcattaatcccaaagggaaattcaATTGAAATTAAATGGAACGTGGACTtcagtctgaaaagtgtggcatgctcATCAGAACAGATATGTTGTATATTTTACAGCAGTGAGTGTTTCACGGTCATTCCTCTCAGAAAAACAACAGGTGCTCAGTGAGATTAGTTGGAGAAGCTCTGAGAACAGAAAGTCGCCCAAGTGGATTCAGATGTGGACGGACCCCTGAAGAACCATTCTGCTGAAGCTCTAGCCATTTGTTCAGGGTCTTTGTCCTGCTAGAAGCCCTCCGCCTCAGCCTCACGTCCTGCATTTAGCTCCGCCCCAACATCAAATCGACTCTGATGGGCTTGTCTGGGCCTGACGGagagaagcatccccacagcatgatgctgccaccaccatgtttcaccatatAGCGCTTTCTCATGGGACAAAAAGCTCAGGTTTTTGTCCCATAAGACCAGACCACCCTGCTCCACATTTTCTGGGACTTCTTCCAAACTGAAAACCAGATTTCCTACAACTTTATGTTGGTCCACCTCATGGAATCATAATGAAATAGATTAAATTACGGTTGTAAACTGACAAAATGTTGTCTAATTGGAAGAAGGCCAAATAAGCAAcagatattaataaaaatgtattattactcCTGTCTTCCTACCTCTTTATCCTCAGCTGAGGACACTGCAGGTGGTCTCAGCATCTTCACCTGAGGTCTTCTGCCTGAGCTCCTGGCCGGTCTCTGAACTCCCTCTGATTTAACCTTCATCTTTATGCCAGACAGGTTCTGATCAGCTTCACCACCCGAGACCACAGCCACCTGGGAGGGAGGGGGCTGCGGAGAAGACACACAGACGCATAGCAGCCTTTTTGCCAACCAGTGAGAACACATGTGTTTCCTGCTTTGCTTCATCCTGTCACCTTGTTTAACTCCTGCGTCAGGCTCTGGACGCTGTAGATGTTGATGCTGCCGTTGTCCATGATGGCCGCGATGTGCCGACCGTTTGGGCCGACTGCGACGGCGCCGACCGCTTCATCCGCAGAACCCATGTGGAAGAGAAGTCTGCATGTGTGAATGTTGATGAAGCGCATGGCGCCGTCCTGGCTCAACACTCCCAGAGTCTGTGGAGACAAAACACGCTGCCATGGAAACGGAACGAGCACCgaaggaaaaaacaagaaaaacgcTCACCAATGCCGAACACAAGGCTTTAGATGTGATTTGTTCGTATGAACGAAGGGACTGAGTATTTGTAAATGATTGTGTCAGCATCAGAGAACTGAAGGCAGAATTATCTAACAGGGAAGATGTTCAGTGGCTTTCAGGCCTCATGTCACATCTCAGTGTTGAAAGCAGTCATTGTTAGATTCAGAATCAGCGTAACTTTCCTTTACATGTCTTCAGATTAGTCATACGCCTGCTGCACTGATGTTTGAGCGGATATATCAGCCGTCCATATTTACCACCcaacagaaagttttttttttttactagtctTACTACTTATTTGCTCCATGCCTTCTTTTCAATTTTTGCACTATAGAATCATGCTAAGTTTGTTTATCTGCTCATCTTCAGCACAGGATCACAGCATAACATCCACCTCAACCACGtttggcaccagagagaaaattgtttgaaccttctttttgttcccaattaaaatatttcttacagtggaaaaaaaaaaaacagaccacaCCCCTCCCCCCAGAGAGATCAATgggaagacaaaagaaatcaCACAGGAGGGGAAGCCATTATAGTCAAAAtgatgcaaaaaacaaaaactaagaccGGTACTTTCTTTGTATTTCAGTGTGTAACGACTAGCTGGTCATATACGTAGAAGTCTGTCACAGAACAGAGTTATTTGTGCCGTAAGCTGCCAaacaaacctggaagaaaacagCCGTGGATTCAACTTACATGTGAACTTCCTACACAGACTCaaagccaaaagaaaaaaaggacgtCTACAAAAATCATCAGGACTTGCTGTGTGTGTACCTGGTTGGCTCCTCCATCAAAGCTGTCGGGCAGGAACTCCAGCTGCCTGACGGTCCGAACCTGTGCCGGCATCTGGATCACCTTGAGCAGTCGCTGGCTGTCCAAACACCACAGGTGTAAGAGGTTGGAGCGCCCCCCCGCAGCGAGGCTTTTACCGTCCCTGTCGACACAACACACACACGTAGGCGCAGGTTCAAGGTTTCTGAGCCCTGCACAGTTGTCCTGAGGTTGTAAAATACTGAACAGACAGTGATGAATAACAATCCTGGAAAGCTGCTTGATGACTCGGCTTGGCCGCTGTGTGAGAGACCCACCGTGTGACAGCAAAGGCCTTGTATGAGATTCTAGGTCCAGAGTCGGGAACGGGGAGCTGGTATTTGCAGAACAGGGTGTCGCTCTCCCACGCAAAGATGGAGTCATCGCTGAAACAGCTGAGGATGGTGTTGCTGAGGGGAAGGAAAAACACCTGAAAGGCAAGAGACAgagtttagtcacagagcttcAGACCTCAGAGACTCTCTGAGTCCCACCTTTACGCTAAACCCCAAGCAGAGTACAAGAGTAAGTCAGAGGCAGCAGGTCAcctgaaagaaaatgtaataatcaaTCAGATAACTGATTACCAGAGTCCTGACCAACACCAGGAACGGTTATCCTATTTAACCAGTCCCTGAATCACTGAACCAACTACCTGGGTGTCAAAGCATGCAATTGAAACTATTGTTAATAAAAGACAGACAGGTGTTGGACCTAAACACATCTCAGTGTCCCTGGTCAGGTCTGAACCATGCAGAGTCCTCAGATCCTGAGACCTCTCTGTGTTCCCACCATCAGGACTAAACGTTTACTTTCTATGTTCCTCAGCTCTGGAACAAACTCACACACAAAGTGCTGGCTCCTTTAAATCAGCACTGAAAACATTCCCGTTTACTGCAGCTTAGGTCAACGTTTGATACATTATCAccatttctcttctttttattgGCTTCAATGTTACTTTAGGTCATCTTGCATGATTATGTAtaatgtttttatgcttttatgtaacgattcctttttctttttaatgtatcAGACGTTTGTTTTGCCCTCTCTGTCCTTCCTGGGAAGCGACTTGTATTACCCCGTGTATGATTGGTGCTGCATAAAGAAATTTGCTTCACCTGCTATGCCTTGACAACTGGTTTACTTATTGACAATGTTTCTGCAAGTTTAAGTAAGTTAGCTTTAAAACCTTTATACGGACATTATGAATGAATTTAAAATTGACATGGATGACAAAAATTCATGCATATTAACTATTTAAGCAACTTTGACCATTTCAactggtagtttttttttaataatctgtgATTTCATGTACTTCAAGAGAGTTTCAGCAGAAAACAGACTTGATTTCAAAACTAAATGTCTAAACTGAGCCGCTTACaataataaacaaagtaaaaacaagCTAAAGGAAAAGAAGTTTGTTATTTATGCAATGCAACCCAACGAAATTCATtattagaaaaatcaaaaattattacatttctgAGGGTAGATTTCCAAAAGGTGTTAAATTATCTAAACCTTTACTGTTTTGGTCATTAACGCTCATTGGGGTTGGTATAAATTATGCACACTACTAGCAGGTAATTTAGATTTCATAACTTTAAATCGATATCTGCCAGGGATGGGACGAATTGTGCTTCTTTCACTAACTTACCCTTTGTATACCGACGGACTGTCTGATGTTCAGCTTCCTCTTTCTCTGGAAGGTGTCCAGGTCCCAGAGCTGAGCCGTGTCTGACGACGTCGTGATGGCGTACCGGCCTGAGCTGTGCACAGAGA is from Fundulus heteroclitus isolate FHET01 chromosome 3, MU-UCD_Fhet_4.1, whole genome shotgun sequence and encodes:
- the tbc1d31 gene encoding TBC1 domain family member 31 isoform X3, with product MEVTDIGNKEEGKVWHRKPTPGKSVLVTVVRTAQQNKTVRFLHVTFDTTGDSFLAGDHHGNIYLFDISRNRFRLVQKTGQACTALAFSLRRTTEFLVALADYTIKCFDKDTKQLVSWMRGHEGAVSSISVHSSGRYAITTSSDTAQLWDLDTFQRKRKLNIRQSVGIQRVFFLPLSNTILSCFSDDSIFAWESDTLFCKYQLPVPDSGPRISYKAFAVTRDGKSLAAGGRSNLLHLWCLDSQRLLKVIQMPAQVRTVRQLEFLPDSFDGGANQTLGVLSQDGAMRFINIHTCRLLFHMGSADEAVGAVAVGPNGRHIAAIMDNGSINIYSVQSLTQELNKPPPSQVAVVSGGEADQNLSGIKMKVKSEGVQRPARSSGRRPQVKMLRPPAVSSAEDKENELPAGLNKKRLVALLKAFGEFPAKYRMFVWRSLLCLPENHAAYSSLTDKGLHTAFLTLHDKYPIKSHKLQRGLQRVLSALAHWAAIFAEVEYLPLVAFPFVKLFQNNPMLCFEVVATVIVNWCQHWFEYFPNPPLNILSMAENVLAHHDQELLQHLVDCGVTSQLYVWPLLETLFSEVLTRDEWLRLFDNVFSNHPSFLLMACVAYVISCREPLLLCSQKKDFEYFFHHRNNLDVGAMIKEAYRIAGSTPADIHPRTMLSDFTALTGGQYPVFNQYPEFIVEYQSRERERIRLQEMEYLKERQELSALRADFVRRQAEEKAYYAQQELLQKAEEHRRNILAQEEDKLAQQRTKLAAMKRELKVRELNLLDATRRRFLKHQQEQQASQIHRLDQEISRKMDLREQETAAAVQDLEVRQMELEAQRKRLEQDLLKEQERVGRAVEEEVQLKMREAERADESYSELLHSAESNLQALEESLAEAHQLGLESDWQREVLERLQRVDAEQERKRERLAQLQRQTLAEEGRLAHTMREVAGRKWDEVMSSRAQLQEQRLASSAAETAKGVNTATGGGSSPTQRQGGASMVCLNSSSPSGSSSTHFSLDRGRAHLDSSERELLKEIRELRQKLAARAREGSSASSPSVHALSSVPQ
- the tbc1d31 gene encoding TBC1 domain family member 31 isoform X2: MEVTDIGNKEEGKVWHRKPTPGKSVLVTVVRTAQQNKTVRFLHVTFDTTGDSFLAGDHHGNIYLFDISRNRFRLVQKTGQACTALAFSLRRTTEFLVALADYTIKCFDKDTKQLVSWMRGHEGAVSSISVHSSGRYAITTSSDTAQLWDLDTFQRKRKLNIRQSVGIQRVFFLPLSNTILSCFSDDSIFAWESDTLFCKYQLPVPDSGPRISYKAFAVTRDGKSLAAGGRSNLLHLWCLDSQRLLKVIQMPAQVRTVRQLEFLPDSFDGGANQTLGVLSQDGAMRFINIHTCRLLFHMGSADEAVGAVAVGPNGRHIAAIMDNGSINIYSVQSLTQELNKPPPSQVAVVSGGEADQNLSGIKMKVKSEGVQRPARSSGRRPQVKMLRPPAVSSAEDKENELPAGLNKKRLVALLKAFGEFPAKYRMFVWRSLLCLPENHAAYSSLTDKGLHTAFLTLHDKYPIKSHKLQRGLQRVLSALAHWAAIFAEVEYLPLVAFPFVKLFQNNPMLCFEVVATVIVNWCQHWFEYFPNPPLNILSMAENVLAHHDQELLQHLVDCGVTSQLYVWPLLETLFSEVLTRDEWLRLFDNVFSNHPSFLLMACVAYVISCREPLLLCSQKKDFEYFFHHRNNLDVGAMIKEAYRIAGSTPADIHPRTMLSDFTALTGGQYPVFNQYPEFIVEYQSRERERIRLQEMEYLKERQELSALRADFVRRQAEEKAYYAQQELLQKAEEHRRNILAQEEDKLAQQRTKLAAMKRELKVRELNLLDATRRRFLKHQQEQQASQIHRLDQEISRKMDLREQETAAAVQDLEVRQMELEAQRKRLEQDLLKEQERVGRAVEEEVQLKMREAERADESYSELLHSAESNLQALEESLAEAHQLGLESDWQREVLERLQRVDAEQERKRERLAQLQRQTLAEEGRLAHTMREVAGRKWDEVMSSRAQLQEQRLASSAAETGGRQRKVESAGPSGGLLHRPAASVAAKGVNTATGGGSSPTQRQGGASMVCLNSSSPSGSSSTHFSLDRGRAHLDSSERELLKEIRELRQKLAARAREGSSASSPSVHALSSVPQ